One genomic window of Salvia miltiorrhiza cultivar Shanhuang (shh) chromosome 4, IMPLAD_Smil_shh, whole genome shotgun sequence includes the following:
- the LOC131023735 gene encoding trans-cinnamate:CoA ligase, peroxisomal-like — protein MDKLPKCEANYVALTPLTFLKRAAAVYSNRASVIHRGVRFTWRQTYERCCRLASALNSLNVVNNDVVSVLAPNIPALYEMHFAVPMAGAVLNAINTRLDAKTIATILRHSEAKIFFIDYEFVPVARDALRLLMPGTSMPLVVVIDDIDCPTGIRLGELEYEALLSQGNPRFVPAEIADELSPIALNYTSGTTSEPKGVVYSHRGAYLSTLSLILGWGMPTEPVYMWSLPMFHCNGWTFTWGVAARGGTNVCIRSTTAAEMYGAIAAHGVTHMCCAPIVFNLLLDAKPHERRPLVAPVEILTGGAPPPAALLERIERLGFHVVHAYGLTEATGPALVCEWQRKWDRVSGEEKARLKARQGISILTLADVDVKDPETMESVARDGKAMGEIVLRGSSIMKGYLKDEKATSEAFRNGWFFTGDVGVIHPDGYVEIKDRSKDVIISGGENISSVEVEGALYKHDDIVEAAVVAMPHPKWGESPCAFVKLRDSAAPSEAEIIHHCRNNLPHFMVPKMVQFMDELPKTATGKIQKFQLRAMAKTFVPPPEKRRRHDHRHNNNQDQLMALSRL, from the exons ATGGATAAACTACCAAAATGTGAAGCAAATTATGTAGCTCTTACTCCCCTCACCTTCTTGAAGAGGGCTGCAGCCGTTTACTCGAATCGTGCATCCGTCATACACCGCGGCGTCCGTTTCACGTGGCGGCAGACCTACGAGCGGTGTTGCCGCCTCGCCTCCGCCCTCAACTCGCTCAACGTTGTCAACAACGACGTT GTATCGGTGTTGGCTCCCAACATTCCGGCGTTGTACGAGATGCACTTCGCCGTGCCCATGGCCGGCGCCGTGCTCAACGCCATCAACACGAGACTCGATGCCAAAACCATCGCCACCATTCTCAGGCACTCGGAGGCCAAGATTTTCTTCATTGATTACGAGTTCGTGCCAGTAGCGAGGGATGCATTGAGGCTTCTGATGCCGGGCACGTCGATGCCGCTGGTGGTGGTGATCGACGACATCGACTGCCCCACCGGGATCCGCCTGGGCGAGCTCGAGTACGAGGCGCTGCTCTCGCAGGGGAATCCCCGATTCGTGCCGGCGGAGATCGCCGACGAGTTGAGCCCGATCGCCCTCAACTACACCTCCGGCACGACGTCGGAGCCCAAGGGGGTGGTGTACAGCCACCGCGGCGCCTACCTGAGCACCCTCAGCCTCATCCTCGGCTGGGGGATGCCGACCGAGCCGGTCTACATGTGGTCCCTCCCCATGTTCCACTGCAACGGCTGGACCTTCACGTGGGGCGTGGCCGCGCGCGGCGGCACCAACGTCTGCATCcgctccaccaccgccgccgagaTGTACGGCGCCATCGCCGCCCACGGCGTCACGCACATGTGCTGCGCGCCGATCGTCTTCAACCTCCTGCTGGACGCCAAGCCGCACGAGCGCCGCCCCCTCGTCGCCCCCGTGGAGATCCTGACGGGCGGCGCGCCACCGCCGGCGGCGCTCCTGGAGAGGATCGAGAGGCTAGGGTTCCACGTGGTGCACGCGTACGGGCTGACGGAGGCGACGGGGCCGGCGCTGGTGTGCGAGTGGCAGAGGAAGTGGGACCGGGTGTCGGGGGAGGAGAAGGCGCGGCTGAAGGCGCGGCAGGGGATCAGCATCCTGACGCTGGCCGACGTTGACGTGAAGGATCCGGAGACGATGGAGAGCGTGGCGCGCGACGGCAAGGCCATGGGGGAGATCGTGCTGCGCGGGAGCAGCATCATGAAAGGCTACCTCAAGGATGAGAAGGCCACGTCCGAGGCCTTCCGCAACGGCTGGTTCTTCACCGGAGACGTCGGGGTTATACACCCCGACGGCTACGTCGAGATCAAGGACCGGTCAAAGGACGTGATCATCTCCGGTGGGGAGAACATCAGCAGTGTGGAGGTCGAGGGAGCGCTCTACAAGCACGACGACATCGtcgaggcggcggtggtggccaTGCCGCACCCTAAGTGGGGGGAGAGCCCATGCGCCTTCGTCAAGTTGAGGGACTCCGCCGCGCCCTCGGAGGCCGAGATCATCCACCACTGCCGGAACAACCTGCCGCATTTCATGGTGCCCAAGATGGTGCAGTTTATGGATGAACTGCCCAAGACTGCGACGGGGAAGATTCAGAAGTTTCAGCTGAGGGCTATGGCGAAGACGTTTGTGCCTCCGCCGGAGAAGAGGAGGCGGCATGATCATCGCCACAATAATAATCAGGACCAGCTTATGGCTTTGTCTCGTCTCTGA